In one Solanum dulcamara chromosome 1, daSolDulc1.2, whole genome shotgun sequence genomic region, the following are encoded:
- the LOC129895168 gene encoding E3 ubiquitin-protein ligase UPL5-like, whose translation MIDADTINQRKLDQVSSDQASSSCIGKRKRSNDPTPIQFFVRSFPKGETIVIRAHSTDPVESIHNKIMGITGIPALKERLIYQGKELELDKTLEDYAIQHDTTIQLVIGRMPSTDHPQAWQLIDDLVSVVFDILKSNDPSALMRGHHIIRMLKQFFAMTPMDNIEESFQYLQIFISSSAPAALVMLYISADNTKKYIAHESIHRLINSLKSTYLPKHRYNEYARLVFVFCKLLRSVVGLDDPLYRFCQSSIVEFTGVARHYYVTKELSALNDAFLFVRDVVVAELSRELELSMGSVESTELSWSIVPDFTEYMCLVRGLLQQPFDSPIESVHHILSDLHLILYDLLDKIELCLRKMEDQLGLNDEGRPIVSWWSQYLVILKELNNISKLFNNSEVFWEKITQRKVSLCFLIVTFAKSFNDYQWVIEHKEVTNFEVRRHFAMMMLEEARCGEEDESYEMLIDRSRLLEESFQYIVDVDPELLRGDLLMEFEHEEATGPGVLREWFFLVCRELFNPQMALFMACPNDRRRFLPNPASKVDPLHLEYFSFCGRMIALALMHKIQIGVVFDRVFFLQLAGEEISLEDIRDADPSLYSSCKQILEMDPETVDQDILSLVFVCDAEEFGSKITIELCPNGKDTVVNSKNRKEYVNLLIQHRFITSIAPQIAHFSQGFADITTLSIQTCLFRSLDLEDLDQMLDGSGSEISIEDWKAHTDYNGYEESDHQISWFWKIVECMSGEKRKALLFFWTSIKYLPLQGFGGLDSRLSICRTSESCELLPSAQTCFYQMRVPPYGTRALMQERLDMITQEHIGCSFGIR comes from the exons ATGATCGATGCTGATACCATCAACCAACGTAAGCTTGATCAAGTTTCATCTGATCAAGCTTCTTCATCCTGTATCGGAAAGCGAAAGAGATCAAATGATCCAACTCCAATTCAGTTCTTCGTTCGATCGTTTCCCAAAGGAGAAACTATAGTTATCCGAGCTCATTCTACGGACCCAGTGGAATCCATTCACAATAAAATCATGGGAATCACAGGAATACCTGCATTAAAGGAACGACTAATTTACCAGGGAAAGGAGCTCGAGTTGGATAAAACATTGGAAGACTATGCCATCCAACACGATACAACTATACAACTTGTAATTGGTAGAATGCCGAGCACAGATCATCCTCAGGCGTGGCAGCTCATCGATGACTTAGTTTCAGTAGTCTTCGATATTTTGAAAAGCAATGATCCTTCAGCTCTTATGCGCGGGCATCATATCATAAGGATGTTGAAGCAGTTTTTCGCGATGACTCCAATGGATAATATTGAAGAATCCTTTCAATACCTTCAAATATTCATCTCTTCCTCAGCTCCTGCAGCTCTGGTAATGCTCTATATTTCAGCAGATAATACTAAGAAATATATTGCTCATGAATCTATTCATAGACTTATCAACTCATTGAAGAGTACTTATTTGCCTAAGCATAGATACAATGAATATGCTCGATTGGTCTTTGTGTTTTGTAAGCTGCTGAGAAGTGTTGTTGGGCTTGATGATCCCTTGTACAGGTTTTGTCAGAGTAGTATAGTAGAGTTCACTGGGGTCGCAAGGCACTACTACGTTACTAAGGAATTATCAGCATTGAATGATGCTTTTCTGTTTGTACGGGATGTAGTAGTGGCTGAGTTATCCCGTGAGTTAGAATTGAGTATGGGATCAGTTGAGTCTACGGAGTTATCATGGAGCATTGTGCCTGATTTTACTGAGTACATGTGTTTGGTGAGGGGATTGTTGCAACAACCTTTCGACTCTCCAATTGAAAGTGTGCATCATATTTTATCTGATTTGCATCTCATTTTATATGATTTGCTTGATAAAATAGAGCTGTGTTTGAGGAAAATGGAAGATCAGTTGGGATTGAACGATGAAGGCAGGCCTATCGTATCGTGGTGGTCTCAGTATCTTGTAATACTGAAAGAGTTAAACAACATTTCTAAGTTGTTTAACAACTCGGAGGTCTTTTGGGAGAAGATAACTCAAAGAAAGGTTTCACTATGCTTTCTAATCGTGACATTTGCAAAGAGTTTTAATGATTATCAGTGGGTCATTGAGCATAAGGAGGTAACCAATTTCGAAGTAAGGAGACATTTCGCAATGATGATGCTTGAAGAAGCTAGATGCGGAGAAGAGGATGAGTCATATGAGATGCTCATTGACAGATCCCGGTTGTTGGAAGAATCCTTTCAATACATTGTAGATGTGGATCCTGAATTGCTGCGAGGCGATCTGTTAATGGAATTCGAACATGAAGAAGCTACTGGACCTGGTGTGTTGAGAGAGTGGTTTTTCTTGGTATGTCGAGAGCTCTTCAATCCTCAAATGGCTCTCTTTATGGCTTGCCCGAATGATCGTAGAAGGTTTCTCCCAAATCCAG CATCTAAGGTGGACCCGCTGCACCTTGAGTATTTCTCCTTCTGTGGTAGGATGATTGCATTGGCtttaatgcataaaatacaaatCGGGGTTGTGTTTGATCGCGTGTTCTTTTTGCAATTGGCTGGAGAAGAAATTTCGTTGGAGGATATTAGGGATGCAGATCCTTCCTTGTACAGTAGCTGTAAGCAGATACTCGAGATGGATCCTGAGACGGTGGATCAAGATATACTTAGCTTGGTCTTCGTTTGTGATGCTGAAGAATTCGGGTCCAAAATAACAATCGAGCTTTGTCCCAACGGGAAAGATACTGTTGTGAACAGTAAGAATAGGAAGGAGTATGTTAATCTCCTTATTCAACATCGATTTATCACATCAATTGCTCCGCAGATAGCTCATTTTTCTCAAGGTTTTGCTGATATAACTACCTTAAGTATCCAAACTTGCTTGTTTCGGAGTTTAGATCTTGAAGATCTTGACCAGATGCTTGATGGGAGTGGAAGTGAAATTTCTATTGAAGATTGGAAAGCACATACAGATTACAATGGCTACGAGGAAAGTGATCATCAAATATCCTGGTTCTGGAAG ATAGTTGAGTGTATGTCAGGTGAGAAGAGAAAGGCGCTCCTTTTCTTCTGGACTTCAATAAAGTATCTACCTCTACAAGGTTTTGGCGGTTTAGATTCTAGACTTTCCATCTGCAGAACATCGGAGTCTTGTGAACTTTTGCCTTCTGCACAAACATGCTTCTACCAGATGCGCGTTCCTCCTTATGGTACCAGGGCACTGATGCAAGAACGACTCGACATGATCACCCAAGAGCATATTGGTTGCAGCTTTGGTATCCGGTGA